A window of Littorina saxatilis isolate snail1 linkage group LG7, US_GU_Lsax_2.0, whole genome shotgun sequence contains these coding sequences:
- the LOC138971763 gene encoding uncharacterized protein has translation MKKFGDMTLADLRTECKKRGAKQDGRKNDLVDRLEAYVKNANFGRKDDQQEKAFSLDVPEPSTYRDINLDTPLPAVTRKLVDGYLLSVDADLKQVSKSLYEETYLQYCRWAAGNDSYFVAARCHAQMKNGVTYLVNIQLDTIGAVLAAECECAAGMGPDAHCKHVLAVLYGLSVYRKEGALKTERTCTQKLQQFHATKRLHGGSPVKAANLTLPFGGNIVKDPRPEQYRDRAGYNTFF, from the exons ATGAAGAAATTTGGTGACATGACGCTGGCTGACCTTCGAACAGAATGCAAGAAAAGGGGTGCAAAGCAAGATGGCCGGAAAAACGATCTTGTTGATCG aCTGGAAGCCTATGTGAAGAATGCCAACTTTGGACGAAAAGATGATCAACAAGAAAAGGCCTTCTCTCTGGATGTTCCAGAACCTAGCACATACCGGGACATCAACCTGGACACACCGTTGCCAGCAGTAACCAGGAAGCTTGTTGACGGATATCTACTGTCGGTAGATGCTGATCTGAAGCAG GTCAGCAAATCACTGTATGAGGAGACCTACCTGCAGTATTGCCGTTGGGCTGCTGGAAATGACAGCTACTTCGTGGCAGCACGGTGTCACGCCCAAATGAAAAATGGGGTGACATACCTGGTGAACATACAGCTCGATACCATCGGAGCTGTCCTGGCAGCAGAGTGCGAGTGTGCTGCGGGTATGGGGCCTGATGCCCATTGCAAGCATGTCCTTGCCGTCTTGTACGGGTTGTCAGTCTACAGGAAAGAAGGCGCGctaaagacagagagaacatgCACCCAGAAGCTGCAGCAGTTCCACGCAACGAAAAGGTTACATGGAGGTTCACCAGTCAAGGCTGCCAACCTAACCTTGCCGTTTGGTGGTAACATCGTGAAGGACCCAAGGCCGGAGCAGTACAGGGACAGGGCGGGCTATAACACTTTTTTTTGA